The following coding sequences are from one Parabacteroides pacaensis window:
- a CDS encoding DUF1080 domain-containing protein, with protein MKKIYLSISTLFLCATLMTAQTQRTVQTTVADVLAQMPAQQKANYDKLINDLSATGEEGVISLIKKMNAPGQGSNAQVDYALSGLSHYVSASGSENARKIVANAYCKALDMVNERETKAFIIRQLQIMGGDECVETLKKYLNDDSLCGPAARALSAIDTEKSDQVLLDALNSAGNSCKGNIVRAIADSDVAGAEEALLALVNSKDTKLEKEVLYALSRCGSKSSLKTLSDKAKTAGYTMEPTDANEAYITLIKRLVAQGDIKEAKKQASALLKNATKARQVHTREAALEILFSINKEDKVKLLLAALNDPDKDYRNAALLYASDITDPEAYKEIIKKLQKAKPEVKVDILNWIAVQAEKPELAKMIRELEIKLEQPAILVINEQLKDQDFPVVEAASWTLVKLKDPGSIPVLTTLLASEWDQMISLGKATLAAFSGDITPSVARAIPTISDNGKIAALELLALRKSDANINTVYEQLKSSNPDVKKTAFLALKDVVTEQELTRLFGMLQQAEAADVPAIQQAIISALRNQSPAQQAKTVEEQMYRAGDSKKYLFYSILANTGEKKALDLISAGFKSGNGTTKDAAFTALLNFKGAGAADELFAICKDPSSSVYFDRALNTYMNMIAHSGMTGENRLIFLRNAMEIAKTDGQKSAILKLIGETNTFLGLLYAGKFLEEKPLQQTAANAVMNIALNNKNYTGADVTRLLNRVIDVLDNPDADYQKKAIRKHLAEMPEEEGFVSLFNGKDLTGWKGLVENPIVRAKMKPAQLAKAQEKADELARRDWKVEDGYLVFEGDGYDNLCTDKQYGDFEMYVDWRLDPAGPEADAGIYLRGTPQVQIWDTARVNVGAQVGSGGLYNNQMNPSKPLKVADNKLGEWNSFYIKMIGDRVTVYLNGELVTDNIILENYWNRKLPLFPVEQIELQAHGSKVYYRDIYVKELKRKEPFQLSDEEKKEGFRVLFDGTNMHQWTGNTVDYVMEDGCIVMYPSRSFGGNLYTKDEFGNFVYRFDFKLTPGANNGVGIRAPMEGDAAYAGMEIQILDCEHPIYKDITPLQHHGSVYGIIPARADHHKAFNPVGEWNTEEIVADGDHIRVTVNGVVILDGNIREATKNGTADHKEHPGLFNKKGHIGFLGHGSEVYFRNIRIKELK; from the coding sequence ATGAAAAAAATATATCTATCGATCAGTACGTTATTCCTTTGTGCTACGTTAATGACAGCACAAACACAACGTACCGTACAAACGACCGTTGCTGATGTGTTGGCACAAATGCCTGCTCAACAAAAAGCAAATTACGACAAATTGATTAATGATTTAAGCGCTACAGGTGAAGAAGGAGTTATTTCTTTGATAAAGAAAATGAATGCTCCGGGCCAGGGGAGCAATGCCCAGGTGGATTATGCGTTGAGTGGTTTGAGTCATTATGTATCAGCTTCCGGAAGTGAAAATGCACGTAAAATAGTAGCCAATGCATACTGTAAAGCGTTGGATATGGTAAATGAACGGGAAACAAAAGCATTTATTATTCGTCAGCTACAAATTATGGGTGGAGACGAATGTGTGGAAACGCTTAAGAAGTACTTGAACGACGATAGTCTTTGTGGTCCCGCAGCCCGTGCCCTGTCAGCTATAGACACGGAAAAGTCGGATCAGGTTTTATTAGATGCTCTTAACAGTGCCGGTAACAGCTGTAAAGGAAATATTGTTCGTGCTATTGCAGATTCCGATGTAGCTGGAGCCGAAGAAGCCTTATTAGCATTAGTAAACAGTAAAGATACAAAGCTGGAAAAAGAAGTTTTATATGCTTTAAGCCGTTGCGGTTCTAAGTCTTCATTAAAAACACTTTCTGATAAAGCAAAGACTGCCGGTTATACCATGGAACCTACAGATGCGAATGAAGCCTATATTACTTTAATAAAACGTCTGGTAGCCCAAGGAGATATAAAAGAAGCAAAAAAACAAGCTTCTGCTTTATTGAAAAATGCAACTAAAGCACGACAGGTACATACGCGTGAAGCTGCTTTGGAAATCCTTTTTTCTATTAATAAAGAAGATAAAGTGAAGCTTCTTCTAGCTGCCTTAAACGACCCGGATAAAGATTATCGTAACGCTGCCCTGCTATATGCTTCAGATATAACTGATCCGGAAGCCTACAAAGAGATCATTAAGAAATTGCAGAAAGCGAAACCGGAAGTAAAAGTGGATATTTTAAATTGGATTGCTGTGCAAGCTGAAAAGCCGGAATTAGCTAAGATGATTCGTGAATTGGAGATTAAATTGGAACAGCCGGCTATTTTAGTAATAAACGAGCAACTAAAAGATCAGGACTTTCCTGTGGTGGAAGCTGCCAGTTGGACGTTGGTAAAACTGAAAGATCCGGGATCTATCCCTGTTTTAACCACTCTTCTTGCTTCGGAATGGGACCAGATGATAAGCTTGGGAAAAGCTACTTTGGCTGCTTTTAGCGGAGATATTACACCATCGGTTGCCCGTGCAATTCCTACAATTAGTGATAATGGAAAAATTGCAGCTTTGGAGTTATTAGCTTTACGGAAATCAGATGCCAATATTAATACGGTTTACGAACAACTTAAATCCTCTAATCCGGACGTAAAGAAAACTGCATTTCTTGCTTTAAAAGATGTCGTAACCGAACAGGAATTGACCCGGTTATTCGGCATGTTACAACAAGCGGAAGCTGCGGACGTACCGGCTATTCAACAAGCGATTATTTCTGCCCTCCGCAATCAAAGCCCTGCTCAACAGGCAAAGACTGTAGAAGAACAAATGTATCGGGCCGGCGACAGTAAGAAATACCTATTTTATTCTATTTTGGCTAATACAGGCGAAAAGAAAGCTTTGGATTTGATTAGTGCAGGATTTAAATCGGGAAATGGAACAACAAAAGATGCAGCATTTACGGCATTGCTTAATTTTAAGGGAGCTGGAGCTGCCGACGAATTATTCGCTATTTGCAAAGATCCTTCTTCTTCCGTATATTTTGATAGGGCATTAAATACTTATATGAATATGATTGCCCATTCGGGAATGACTGGTGAAAACAGATTGATTTTCTTACGTAACGCTATGGAAATAGCCAAGACAGACGGTCAAAAATCGGCAATCTTAAAACTGATTGGAGAAACCAATACGTTTTTAGGCTTGTTGTATGCCGGAAAGTTCTTGGAGGAAAAACCTTTACAACAAACTGCAGCGAATGCGGTGATGAATATCGCATTGAATAATAAAAATTATACCGGAGCTGACGTTACCCGTTTATTAAATCGTGTAATAGATGTATTGGATAATCCGGATGCCGATTATCAGAAGAAAGCGATCCGTAAACATTTGGCCGAAATGCCGGAAGAAGAAGGATTTGTTTCTTTATTTAACGGGAAAGACTTGACTGGTTGGAAAGGACTAGTAGAAAATCCGATTGTCCGTGCTAAAATGAAACCGGCCCAGTTAGCTAAAGCACAAGAAAAAGCAGACGAATTGGCTCGTCGGGATTGGAAAGTGGAAGATGGTTATCTAGTATTTGAGGGTGATGGTTACGACAATCTTTGCACCGATAAACAATATGGCGATTTTGAAATGTATGTAGATTGGCGGTTGGATCCGGCCGGTCCGGAAGCAGATGCCGGTATTTATCTCCGTGGTACTCCTCAAGTTCAGATTTGGGATACTGCCCGTGTGAATGTAGGAGCACAAGTAGGTTCCGGTGGACTGTATAATAACCAGATGAATCCAAGTAAACCTCTTAAAGTAGCTGATAATAAATTAGGTGAATGGAATAGCTTCTACATTAAAATGATAGGCGACCGTGTAACGGTCTATCTGAATGGCGAACTGGTTACCGATAATATTATTCTTGAAAATTATTGGAATCGTAAGCTACCTCTTTTCCCTGTAGAACAAATAGAGTTGCAAGCACACGGCAGTAAAGTATATTACCGCGACATTTATGTGAAGGAATTGAAACGCAAGGAGCCCTTCCAACTTTCAGACGAAGAGAAAAAAGAAGGTTTTCGTGTTCTTTTCGATGGAACGAACATGCATCAATGGACAGGTAATACGGTAGATTATGTAATGGAAGACGGCTGCATCGTAATGTATCCGAGCCGTAGTTTCGGAGGTAATTTATATACTAAGGATGAGTTTGGGAACTTTGTCTATCGCTTTGATTTTAAATTAACTCCGGGAGCTAATAATGGAGTAGGTATCCGTGCTCCAATGGAAGGCGATGCTGCTTATGCAGGTATGGAAATCCAGATTTTGGACTGTGAACATCCTATTTACAAAGACATTACTCCACTACAACATCATGGCTCTGTGTATGGTATTATTCCTGCACGTGCTGACCACCACAAAGCTTTTAATCCGGTAGGGGAATGGAACACGGAAGAAATTGTGGCCGATGGTGATCATATCCGTGTTACAGTGAACGGTGTTGTGATCCTGGATGGTAATATCCGTGAAGCTACTAAAAACGGAACTGCCGATCATAAGGAACATCCGGGCTTATTCAATAAGAAAGGACATATCGGTTTCTTAGGTCATGGTTCGGAAGTATATTTTCGTAATATCCGTATCAAAGAACTGAAATAA